From the Billgrantia sulfidoxydans genome, one window contains:
- a CDS encoding maltoporin — protein MKTPRHAAHPLARLGLIGLGCLAFGTAQAQEDFLSGIDFTGYARSGIGNTAGGGDQACFRANGAGAKYRLGNECETYAELGWGATLFEEGDRSFYFNSMVGYFTNQVNDSEDTEVSLRQLYVQGHNVIDGLPGASLWAGKRFYRRHDVHINDFFYWDSTGPGGGIENIDVGTGKLHLAWMRATGTDDTEYPDADNRISNDTLDIRWSDIPVNRDGTLVLGYNYGRAQLSEAQEAYYGDSEAERGHMFTIQHEQSNWFGGSNKLALQYATDGIINAGNGQGRMNAGVSPDVPGGEMWRVINHGNVWLAPDRFDLLYAAIVEEKRFDDDSGATWISAGLRPTYYWTNHLSTALELGHDYVDPENGDDSRRLTKLTLAQQWSAGVGGFARPVIRVFATYADWNGDAFQADRTSRAIDAGAAGDAIEIDDNDGLTFGVQMDVWW, from the coding sequence ATGAAAACGCCACGTCACGCAGCACATCCCTTGGCCCGTCTGGGGCTGATCGGGCTCGGTTGCCTCGCCTTCGGCACCGCCCAGGCGCAGGAAGACTTCCTCTCCGGCATCGACTTCACCGGCTATGCACGGTCCGGCATCGGCAATACCGCAGGCGGGGGCGATCAGGCCTGCTTCCGGGCCAATGGCGCCGGGGCCAAGTACCGCCTGGGCAACGAGTGCGAAACCTATGCCGAGCTGGGCTGGGGCGCCACGCTGTTTGAAGAGGGCGACAGGTCGTTCTACTTCAATAGCATGGTGGGTTATTTCACCAACCAGGTGAACGACTCCGAGGACACCGAGGTGTCCCTGCGCCAGCTGTACGTGCAGGGTCACAATGTGATCGATGGCCTGCCCGGCGCCAGCCTATGGGCGGGCAAGCGCTTCTATCGCCGCCACGACGTACACATCAACGACTTCTTCTATTGGGACTCCACCGGCCCCGGCGGCGGTATCGAGAACATCGACGTGGGCACCGGCAAGCTGCACCTGGCGTGGATGCGCGCCACGGGCACCGACGATACCGAGTACCCCGATGCCGACAATCGCATCTCCAACGACACCCTCGATATCCGTTGGTCCGACATTCCCGTCAACCGCGATGGCACGCTGGTGCTGGGCTACAACTACGGCCGCGCACAGCTGAGCGAAGCCCAGGAGGCCTACTACGGCGATAGCGAGGCCGAAAGGGGCCACATGTTCACCATCCAGCACGAGCAGAGCAACTGGTTCGGCGGCTCCAACAAGCTGGCGCTACAGTACGCCACCGACGGCATCATCAACGCCGGCAACGGTCAGGGGCGCATGAATGCCGGCGTCTCCCCGGACGTGCCCGGCGGTGAGATGTGGCGCGTCATCAACCACGGCAATGTGTGGCTCGCCCCCGACAGGTTCGATCTGCTGTATGCGGCCATCGTCGAGGAGAAGCGCTTCGACGACGACTCCGGGGCCACCTGGATCTCAGCGGGCCTACGTCCGACCTACTACTGGACGAACCACCTGAGCACGGCGCTGGAGCTCGGCCATGACTATGTCGATCCCGAGAACGGCGACGACAGCCGTCGCCTGACCAAGCTGACCCTGGCCCAGCAATGGTCCGCGGGGGTGGGCGGCTTCGCGCGCCCGGTCATCCGTGTCTTCGCCACCTATGCCGACTGGAACGGGGACGCCTTCCAGGCCGATCGCACCAGCCGCGCCATCGATGCGGGGGCGGCGGGGGATGCCATTGAAATCGACGACAACGACGGTCTCACCTTCGGCGTGCAGATGGACGTGTGGTGGTAG
- a CDS encoding sugar porter family MFS transporter, with protein sequence MQRKIMSRSAYIFMICCIAAIGGFLFGFDSGVINGTVDGLQAAFGSDSVGTGFNVASMLLGCAVGAFFAGRLADRFGRRTLLIVAAVFFLVSAWGSGIAAGSLEFVIYRVLGGMAVGAASVMTPAYISEVAPAAYRGRLATIQQVAIISGLFVAFLSNYVLAHLSGSAMVELWLGFATWRWMFWIELLPAAVFLVALLFIPESPRYLISSGKPGEARRVLGLVMPEGEVSAKLTEIDATLSRDHKPRLRDVLDRATGKVHGIVWVGIGLAVFQQLVGINVVFYYGAVLWQSVGFSEGDALLINVISGAVSIGACLLAIALIDKIGRKPLLWAGSVGMALTLASMAYAFSTASLVDGSLRLGDDMGVFALLSANAYVFFFNVSWGPVMWVMLGEMFPNQMRGSGLAIAGLFQWLANFGITMTFPIMLASIGLAGAYGFYALCAVVSVFFVLRLVRETRGKELEEMAYE encoded by the coding sequence ATGCAACGCAAAATAATGAGTCGTTCGGCCTATATCTTCATGATCTGTTGTATCGCCGCCATCGGCGGCTTCCTGTTCGGCTTCGATAGCGGCGTGATCAACGGTACCGTCGACGGCCTGCAGGCCGCATTCGGCTCCGACAGCGTGGGTACCGGTTTCAACGTCGCCTCGATGCTGCTGGGCTGCGCTGTCGGCGCCTTCTTCGCCGGGCGCCTGGCGGACCGCTTCGGCCGCCGCACGCTGTTGATCGTGGCCGCCGTCTTCTTCCTCGTCAGCGCCTGGGGCTCGGGCATCGCTGCAGGCTCCCTGGAGTTCGTGATCTATCGTGTACTGGGCGGCATGGCGGTGGGTGCCGCTAGCGTGATGACACCGGCCTATATCAGTGAAGTGGCGCCTGCCGCCTATCGCGGCCGGCTAGCCACCATCCAGCAGGTGGCGATCATCTCGGGGCTGTTCGTGGCCTTTCTCAGCAACTACGTGCTGGCGCACCTGTCCGGCTCGGCGATGGTCGAGCTGTGGCTGGGCTTTGCCACCTGGCGCTGGATGTTCTGGATCGAGCTGTTGCCGGCGGCGGTGTTCCTGGTGGCGCTGCTGTTCATTCCCGAAAGCCCGCGCTACCTGATCAGCAGCGGCAAGCCGGGCGAGGCGCGGCGCGTGCTGGGTCTTGTCATGCCGGAAGGCGAAGTGAGCGCCAAGCTGACAGAGATCGACGCGACCCTGTCGCGTGATCACAAGCCGCGCCTGCGCGACGTGCTCGATCGCGCCACCGGCAAGGTGCACGGCATCGTCTGGGTAGGCATTGGGTTGGCGGTGTTCCAGCAGTTGGTGGGCATCAACGTGGTGTTCTACTACGGTGCGGTGCTGTGGCAGTCGGTGGGTTTCTCCGAAGGCGATGCGCTGCTGATCAACGTTATCTCGGGGGCGGTGAGCATCGGCGCCTGCCTGCTCGCCATCGCCTTGATCGACAAGATCGGGCGCAAGCCTCTGCTGTGGGCGGGCTCGGTAGGCATGGCGCTGACCCTGGCCAGCATGGCCTATGCCTTCTCCACGGCGAGCCTGGTCGACGGCAGCCTGCGCCTCGGTGACGACATGGGCGTCTTTGCGCTGCTCTCGGCCAATGCCTATGTGTTCTTCTTCAACGTCTCCTGGGGGCCGGTGATGTGGGTGATGCTGGGCGAGATGTTCCCCAACCAGATGCGCGGCTCGGGCCTGGCCATCGCGGGGTTGTTCCAGTGGCTGGCCAACTTCGGCATCACCATGACCTTCCCCATCATGCTGGCTTCGATCGGTCTGGCCGGCGCCTACGGCTTCTACGCCCTGTGCGCGGTGGTGTCGGTGTTTTTCGTGCTGCGACTGGTCAGGGAGACCCGGGGCAAGGAGCTCGAGGAGATGGCCTATGAATGA
- a CDS encoding IlvD/Edd family dehydratase, translated as MTDRKITPDQLRSRWWFDNPESPGTTALCIERYMNYGITLEELASGKPIIGICQSGSDLTPCNRHHIELVKRVKDGIRAAGGVPFEFPLHPIHENARRPTAALDRNLAYLGLVEVLHGYPLDGVVLTTGCDKTTPASLMAAATVNIPAIVLSGGPMLNGWRGPDRVGSGTIIWELRKRLAAGDIDYAEFLARATDSAPSVGHCNTMGTASTMNSMAEALGMSLPGSAMIPAPYKERAIVAYDTGTRIVDMVWQDLRPSDILTREAFENAIVVCSALGGSSNAPIHINAIARHSGVELTNDDWQALGHAIPLLANVMPAGAYLSEEFHRAGGVPAVVNELLGAGKLHGEALTVNGRTLADNVAGCETQDPEVIRRYDNPLVEQAGFLNLKGNLFDSALMKTSVISADFRARFLSNPDDPNAFEGKVVVFDGSEDYHARIDDPALGIDEHTILVMRGAGPVGHPGGAEVVNMQPPEALIKRGIESLPCLGDGRQSGTSGSPSILNAAPEAATGGGLALLEDGDRLRVDLNRGEVRLLIEDAEIQARRERLEKQGGYRYPDHQTPWQEIQRTLVEPLDRGMTLAGATKYRDVARQSPPRDNH; from the coding sequence ATGACCGACCGCAAGATCACGCCCGACCAGCTGCGCTCGCGCTGGTGGTTCGACAATCCCGAATCGCCGGGCACCACGGCGCTGTGCATCGAGCGCTACATGAACTACGGCATCACCCTGGAGGAGCTCGCCAGCGGCAAGCCGATCATCGGCATCTGCCAGTCGGGCTCCGACCTGACGCCGTGCAACCGCCACCACATCGAGCTGGTCAAGCGGGTCAAGGACGGCATTCGTGCCGCCGGCGGGGTGCCGTTCGAGTTCCCGCTACACCCGATCCACGAAAACGCGCGGCGGCCCACCGCCGCGCTCGACCGCAACCTGGCCTACCTGGGCCTGGTCGAGGTGCTGCACGGCTACCCGCTCGACGGGGTGGTGCTCACCACCGGCTGCGACAAGACCACCCCGGCGAGCCTGATGGCCGCCGCGACGGTCAACATTCCCGCCATCGTGCTTTCCGGCGGGCCAATGCTCAACGGCTGGCGCGGGCCGGATCGGGTCGGCTCCGGCACCATCATCTGGGAGCTGCGCAAGCGGCTCGCGGCCGGCGACATCGACTATGCCGAGTTCCTCGCCCGGGCCACCGATTCGGCCCCATCGGTGGGGCACTGCAACACCATGGGCACCGCCTCGACCATGAACTCCATGGCCGAGGCGCTGGGCATGAGCCTGCCCGGCTCGGCGATGATCCCGGCGCCCTACAAGGAGCGCGCGATCGTGGCCTACGACACCGGCACGCGCATCGTCGACATGGTGTGGCAGGACCTGCGCCCCAGCGACATCCTAACCCGCGAGGCGTTCGAGAACGCCATCGTGGTGTGCTCGGCGCTGGGCGGCTCCTCCAACGCGCCGATCCATATCAACGCCATCGCCCGACACTCGGGCGTCGAGCTGACCAACGACGACTGGCAGGCGCTGGGCCATGCCATCCCGCTGCTGGCCAACGTGATGCCTGCCGGGGCCTATCTCTCCGAGGAGTTCCATCGCGCCGGCGGCGTGCCGGCGGTGGTCAACGAGCTGCTCGGCGCCGGCAAGCTGCATGGGGAGGCGCTCACCGTCAACGGCCGCACGCTGGCCGACAATGTGGCGGGCTGCGAGACCCAGGATCCCGAGGTGATCCGCCGCTACGACAACCCGCTGGTCGAGCAGGCCGGCTTCCTCAATCTCAAGGGCAACCTGTTCGACTCGGCGCTGATGAAGACCAGCGTGATTTCCGCCGACTTTCGTGCGCGCTTCCTCTCCAACCCCGATGATCCCAACGCCTTCGAGGGCAAGGTGGTGGTGTTCGACGGCTCGGAGGACTACCACGCGCGTATCGACGACCCGGCTCTCGGCATCGACGAACACACCATCCTGGTGATGCGCGGTGCCGGGCCGGTGGGGCATCCCGGCGGCGCCGAGGTGGTCAACATGCAGCCGCCCGAGGCGCTGATCAAGCGCGGCATCGAGTCGCTGCCGTGCCTGGGCGACGGGCGGCAGTCGGGCACCTCGGGCTCGCCGTCGATCCTCAACGCCGCCCCCGAGGCGGCCACCGGCGGTGGCCTGGCGCTGCTCGAGGATGGCGACCGCCTGCGCGTCGACCTGAATCGCGGCGAGGTGCGCCTGCTGATCGAGGACGCCGAGATACAGGCGCGACGCGAGCGGCTGGAGAAGCAGGGCGGCTACCGCTACCCCGACCACCAGACGCCATGGCAGGAGATCCAGCGCACCTTGGTGGAACCGCTCGACCGCGGCATGACGCTGGCGGGGGCTACCAAGTACCGCGACGTGGCACGCCAGAGCCCGCCGCGCGACAATCATTGA